In one Musa acuminata AAA Group cultivar baxijiao chromosome BXJ2-5, Cavendish_Baxijiao_AAA, whole genome shotgun sequence genomic region, the following are encoded:
- the LOC103972741 gene encoding protein PHLOEM PROTEIN 2-LIKE A2: MSHTCHWAAAGSHNGGGSVKAGKKGTIHVSAKAMNITWANDARFWKWIPLSKNELPKAFSEDDMSFDAAAELIQVNWLEARGSLDSAVHKQPRLSGSGRYEIIYHLRFKVDAFGWSNAPVTFELITPDGHRQRKSVMLEPYRRRSNEWQEIHGGELKMTGKVEFAMFQVESHGWKGGIIFGGVSLRPK; encoded by the exons ATGAGCCACACATGTCACTGGGCTGCTGCTGGTTCCCATAAT GGTGGAGGATCGGTTAAAGCAGGCAAGAAGGGCACGATTCACGTCTCAGCAAAAGCCATGAACATAACTTGGGCCAACGATGCGAGATTCTGGAAGTGGATTCCGCTTTCCAAGAATGAGCTACCCAAAGCCTTCTCCGAAGATGACATGAG CTTTGACGCTGCTGCAGAGCTGATTCAGGTGAATTGGCTCGAAGCAAGAGGGAGTCTGGACTCGGCAGTGCACAAGCAGCCTCGACTCAGTGGGTCCGGACGCTATGAGATCATCTACCACCTCAGATTTAAGGTCGATGCCTTTGGGTGGAGCAATGCCCCCGTCACCTTTGAACTCATCACCCCAGACGGGCACAGGCAGCGGAAAAGTGTGATGTTGGAGCCATACAGGAGGAGAAGCAACGAGTGGCAAGAGATCCATGGTGGAGAACTCAAAATGACGGGAAAGGTTGAGTTCGCCATGTTTCAAGTCGAGAGCCATGGCTGGAAGGGTGGCATCATCTTTGGAGGTGTCTCTTTAAGGCCTAAATAA